The following DNA comes from Ascaphus truei isolate aAscTru1 chromosome 1, aAscTru1.hap1, whole genome shotgun sequence.
GGAAAGATGATGCCACGGTCTTATATTGGTGACAAAATGAACTCAAATGACCACAGTTTACAGAATGTATTTAGTTAGTGTTTTAAAGAGCAAAATAATCAAcctgtattatttttatttaggcGAAAACTAGGTTACAAAACATAAAATTCAGACTGCAAAGATCGGgaagtcccaggagctgaaactTATGTGATTCACTTCCGAAGTTCCCCTGATTCttacacattaaaaaaacaatacattcaaCTTGAAATGTACCTTTAATAGAAATCTGTTTCACCCCATGTTTTTTTAGACAAGCTAACAACATTTATACAATAAAACTAAATAGATTTACTAGAGCAAAAGTTTTTCTATATTCTGTTTAATGTTTTACCTTGGATGGCAATGAACAAGCTCGTCCCAGAGCTGCTGAGATGTGAGTTCTTGTGATACTTTAATAGTTTCTGAACGAACCCCTGTTAATTCAGCACTCTTGGCAAAGTACAACACTACAACCtttaagaaagaaagagaaaagatAATAACCTTTAAAGATGATTCAGAACTAACTGGCCAACTGTACAGCTAAAAAGACCCCTATACAATATGCAGTAAAGCGCTGCATTGTGCTGAAGAAGAAATGAACTCCGTTAAAATAAATGGGCCACAATTATTCTCCAGCATGGGAAGAGACAGATTGGCCCTTAACCTACTGCTGTAGAAGTAAATGTACGTTTTGGCTTATTGAGCAATAGTATGCTCGTGCCCTGATTGTGGATGTTAATCATTCAGTTCTCCAGTGTCTGAGGGTCTTGGACCACACTGGACTTGAAACAAATACAGTGAACAAGCAGGACTGCATTAAAGTGCATTGTCCATTGTATTGTTCAACTGCCCATCATCGTAGGGGCAGCTATTCGTTCTTCATCGCCTGTACAGATCAAGGCAATATCATTTAAATgttactttattttttatttttgagagggtGTGGGAagatattcactaagcagtgctaagctaCAAGACACCTTATACTTGAATGTGCCACAAGTGCATTAACTAAGCacagcttggtaaatatgggtTTAAATACCCAGACTGACAGACTGTCCTGGAATAATGGCGTTGCATAATCATACTCAGTATTGCTATTTCCATAGTTTTTATTGTCAGAGAAGAGGTCACAAACATGCTGCTGCTACAGAATGTATTCAggatgtgtatatatacgtgtatatatatatatatatatgtgtgtgtgtgtgtataatcgcAGCCAGTGTGGCAAAACTAACATTAACCCAGGTGCTTGCTCTGCAAGTGGTTTCATTGTCTTATTTTACAGCAACATATTCTGCGACAAGTCTGCCCAGGAACATACAACATTAAGTTATTGTCAAGGTTTAAAATAAGCATGTCATTTACAAACATAGTGAACTGTTGCTACATACTTAAGTTATTTAAATATAAACTATAAAACAAATGCACAACTAAAAGTCTGTAGCCTATAACCGAACAAACTATTCCTTAACATTTGTATTGAAATACATTTTGTTCTTTAAACATACTGTTATACAATATTTGTTATATAACTTTGCACATGTTGTCTGTAATAACCATTAGTAGTGAGTGCTCCTGCACCTGCTGCGTTTCACATACAACACACAGATGTAATATATAGATGCAATTGTTACTAAATTGTAGGGACTACTCTATAAACCCACTTTATGTTATTACATATTTAAGAAATGAATCCCCTACCTCACAACTCATGAAGGCAAAGGACAGAATCAGATCACAGGATTAAACAGGAGGCTGTCAGATCTCCAGAATACAGTGGATCTCACCTCACAGTATACAGTCAGATCTGCAGACCTCACAGTATACAGTCAGATCTCTAGACCTCACAGTATACAGTCAGATCTCTAGACCTCACAGTATACAGTCAGATCTCTAGACCTCACAGTATACTGAACCTTGGATCTCCCTTCGCCGCAGTGACTGGaatgcaggaagcctgcaatgTGTGGAATCGCAGTGAGAGCTCTTTGCTGATTGGTCACTCTACACAGTTCCTGATACACACTGCATTCTTCCTTCTGATTGTTCAGTGTTAATTCCCACCCACTTAACCCTTTAAAACCTGATTATTGTTAAAGAAAACATTCTGTAAACTGAATTTTTATGCAGCTCtgcaaagaagaaaaaatagTCCGTTTAAATGTTGTCCAGTATGTTTAACATGGGGTTACTGTAGGTGATGCCCACCCCACGTCTCACTGGCAAAGCGGGCAATTGAGTTACAGTAACAGTAGTGTTCGTGACTGCTAATTTCCACCAAACATCAATAAACAGAACAGGTTTATTTGGTATGCGAAGTATAAGCCAGCTCTGAGCCAGCTGTTCTTAGCTGGCCTCTCAGCAGGGTCAGCAATTGCAGGGCCTTAATATCCTGTTCAATGTATGTTTTTATCCTCCATAAGAGGAATAGGAGAAAATGAAGTGCACTAGAGGGCTAAACTTGACTACAATATTTGTTAGCCCCAGACTAATGTTGGTGAACCCCCAAAAGGGTATAGGAATAGGATCAATCacctggtcagatcatgctccaaAACAGTATACATGCTATTAAAGACACCACTGATAAATCTAAGGCAATTTTAATGGTGCTTCAATGATTCCCTACTGAACCACTCAGAAATAAATCTAAATCAAAAAGGCACTTGAGGACTATTTTAACAATAAAGGAGCAAGTcaagcacttaaaaaaaaatattatttgtcTTTACACAGGATTGGAGCGGAGGGTctacagagctgaaccccattaatttcagctgtggggaccccctGGTACCAGAGATAATttaaatagggttgccaggtgtccggttttcaacTGGACAGGGCGGTAATTCTGATGCCTGTCCAATAGAAAATCGGAGGTAATGGCGATGCATGACCAGGAGCATCTGAAACAAGGCAaatagaagtttacagaggccctgcagctcctccggcattaatttaaatgtactTGGGAAACGTATGGGggactctgtaaaccccgcgccccccgcagcgtGTCTGCCCACTTTGCATACCGCTGAAATAACCCATGACCCCTTATAGATTGCAAGGATTTTTCCATCTTTTATACACTCATCTCTataaccttaaagctgcagttcaagaaatatcctacatgtgtgttttttaaataaattagttctgtactataagaaaatacttgtaacatttaaaaaaaaaacatatttaatgtattctaatgtaacaagcatttttgtttctatagcaaccatttacaaagtcacatcgtCTTCTTCTTCTGagacaagctctggcacaccccttttgccctctctctagcagtgcaccaattgcatctagtgcctgcctggtcacatgatcttccacacagaactttgcatcttgggtactcaTGTGTACTGTGACTTGAGGAATCGTTTTTTACGAAGAGGCTATAAGAACAAAGATTTGTCTGAAGCTTTTGAATATGCACTTTCagtagattgtattgtatgtctttatttatatagcgccattaatgtacatagcgcttcacagtagtaatacatgtggtaatcaaataacagataatgtaaataacagatcatgggaataagtgcttcagacataaaagtaacattaaggaagaggagtccctgctccgaggagcttacagtctaattggtaggtagggagaacgtacagagacagtaggagggtgttctggtaagtgcgtctgcaggggaccaagctttatgtatcatgtgttcagtatTATACATagggctattcatatgcttctttaagcaagtgtgtttaaggtgggtcttaaaggtggatcgagagggtgctagtcgggtactgaggggaagggcattccagaggtgtggggcagtcagttaaaaaggtttaaggcgggagagggctttagatacaaagggggtagagagaagacatccttgagaagaacgaagagtctggatggtgcataacgagaaattagggctgagatgtaaggaggggcagaagagtgtaaagctttaaaagtgaggagaataatggagtgtgagatgcagtatctgatcggaagccaggagagggatttcatgaggggagatgctgagacagatctacaGTAGGAAAGAGTAgattgattctggcagcagcgtttaggatagattgtaggggagacaggtgagaggcaggaaggctggacagcaagaggttacagtaatcaagacgggagagaatgagggcttgagtcagagttttagcagtcgagcaacagaggaaagggcgtatctttgttatattgcggaggaaaaagcaacaggttttagatatgttttgaatgtgaggggcgaatgtgagggaggagtcgagtgtgacccctaggcagcgtgcttggctactgggtgaatgatcgtagttccaacagtaatgtggaaggaggaagtagggccaggtttgggaggaagtacactaccgacacactttattgaagtgtggtcggtaccgcaagccgggaaatctcccggcttgctagtggccgcccctcggcgtgccgcgcgtcatagacgcgcggtcacgcgtcatcgggagcgtgcgccccctgcacgcgtgtccaggggctccccgagggagccctggtgtcccgcgatcgcgggacagcggcagggggttccgggggacccggcggacccggcagcggtagggagagcgccccgatcggagggcgctcttccgctgcttcggcgtgcgcccgtcacactcgggcgcgcgccaggctactgctgcggcacagaacgggcaaatgctcgaataaactgtgccgcagcagtatgaggagctctgttttagccatgttgagtttaaggcggcggaagccatccaggatgatatagcagagacattcagaaactttggtttgtacagcaggtgtaaggtcgggtgttgaaaagtatatttgtgtgtcgtcagcatagaggtgatatttaaacccaaaagatgttattaggtcacctagaaagagtgtgtacagtgaaaagagaagatgtcccaggacagagccctggggtacccccacatcaatagaggaggaggtgttagcagaa
Coding sequences within:
- the LOC142488691 gene encoding molybdopterin synthase sulfur carrier subunit-like, whose amino-acid sequence is MSCEVVVLYFAKSAELTGVRSETIKVSQELTSQQLWDELVHCHPRLCVIRDQVVLAVRQEYVVIGDELLILHPGDEVAVIPPISGG